The nucleotide sequence GGAACATCCCTACCCCGCCGCCTTCAACGACTGCTGGGGCGTCCTGACCTGGCTGGCCGAGAACGCGGCGGCGCTCGGTGTCGACGCCGGGCGTATCGGTCTTGCCGGCGACAGCGCGGGCGGCAATCTGGGCGCGGCGCTCGCCCTGAAAGCGCGCGATGAAGACGGCCCTGCCGTCGCCTGCGTCGCCATCATCTATCCGGCCACCGGGCTCGACCACGACCATCCGTCCTACATCGAACATGCCGACGGGCCGGGCCTGACCCGCGAGGGCACCATCAAGTACCGCAACCTCTATCTCTCCAAAGACCGCGACACCGACGACCCCTATGCCCGCCCGATCATGGCAAACAGCCTTGCCGGTCTGCCACCGTTCTGGGTGCATTCGGCGGAGATTGATCCGATCCGTGACGACGGCCGCAACTTCGCTGCCAGAATCGCAGCCGACGGCGGCGCCGTCACCTATCGCGAGGCCAAGCGCATGATCCACGGCTTCATGCGCGCCCGCTTTACCGGCCCGGCGGCCGCGCGCGAATACGGACTGATCTGCGACTTCCTGAAACG is from Pseudomonadota bacterium and encodes:
- a CDS encoding alpha/beta hydrolase, producing the protein MSAKDIHPDMQFLVDVRDKIGPKGETPEDQRRFWTAYAAATNRPPPDDMAIRDDVVETAEHKVPVRIYRPANAPDSAPAVIYMHGGGFMLGDLDSSDSIAWGYADNADCVVVSVDYRLTPEHPYPAAFNDCWGVLTWLAENAAALGVDAGRIGLAGDSAGGNLGAALALKARDEDGPAVACVAIIYPATGLDHDHPSYIEHADGPGLTREGTIKYRNLYLSKDRDTDDPYARPIMANSLAGLPPFWVHSAEIDPIRDDGRNFAARIAADGGAVTYREAKRMIHGFMRARFTGPAAAREYGLICDFLKRHL